The following proteins come from a genomic window of Sphingomonas japonica:
- a CDS encoding flagellin, with protein MSVIGTNIGALRASNASTKANDMLKMSMERLSTGKRINSAKDDAAGLAIAASMTSDIRGMNQGIRNANDGISMAQTAEGALDEVTNMLQRVRELAVQASSGTYSDDDVTNIEAEVTELQSQITDILTNTEFNGNKLFDGSAGSSGSVTIQTGANAADTVSLDFAELDLDDATASDLFDDPSGALSTIDDAIQTVSTTRATLGASQNRLQSAVNNLTSNVTNLSDARSRIEDTDFAAETTALAKAQILSQASTAMLSQANQSQQNVLSLLQ; from the coding sequence ATGTCTGTAATCGGAACCAACATCGGCGCGCTTCGCGCCTCGAACGCCTCGACCAAGGCGAACGACATGCTCAAGATGAGCATGGAGCGCCTGTCGACCGGCAAGCGCATCAACTCGGCCAAGGACGATGCCGCCGGCCTCGCCATCGCCGCATCGATGACCTCGGACATCCGCGGTATGAACCAGGGTATCCGCAACGCCAATGACGGCATCTCGATGGCGCAGACCGCGGAAGGCGCACTCGACGAAGTCACCAACATGCTGCAGCGCGTTCGCGAGCTGGCGGTGCAGGCGTCGAGCGGCACCTATTCGGATGACGACGTCACCAACATCGAAGCCGAGGTCACCGAGCTGCAGTCGCAGATCACCGACATCCTGACCAACACCGAATTCAACGGCAACAAGCTGTTCGACGGTTCGGCAGGATCCAGCGGCAGCGTCACCATTCAGACCGGCGCCAATGCAGCCGACACCGTGTCGCTCGACTTCGCCGAGCTCGACCTCGACGACGCAACGGCTTCCGACCTCTTCGACGATCCGTCGGGCGCACTCTCGACGATCGACGATGCGATCCAGACGGTATCGACGACGCGCGCCACGCTGGGAGCGTCGCAGAACCGCCTGCAGTCGGCGGTCAACAACCTGACCTCGAACGTCACCAACCTGTCGGATGCGCGCAGCCGCATCGAGGATACCGACTTCGCGGCGGAGACGACCGCGCTCGCCAAGGCCCAGATCCTGAGCCAGGCATCGACCGCGATGCTGAGCCAGGCGAACCAGAGCCAGCAGAACGTGCTGTCGCTGCTGCAGTAA
- the fliE gene encoding flagellar hook-basal body complex protein FliE, with the protein MSGISGPGGAMSVDRIMAMRSQILERNAALSRANAGVDAPAPATTGGAASFGDVLEGALKNVNSAQAQASDLSASYERGETIDIAKVMLARQQASVGFEATLQVRNKLLSAYKDIMSMPV; encoded by the coding sequence ATGAGCGGCATTTCAGGTCCCGGCGGCGCGATGAGCGTCGATCGCATCATGGCGATGCGCTCGCAGATCCTCGAACGCAACGCCGCATTGTCGCGTGCCAATGCCGGCGTCGATGCGCCGGCGCCGGCCACCACCGGCGGCGCTGCGAGTTTCGGCGACGTGCTCGAGGGCGCGCTCAAGAACGTCAATTCGGCGCAGGCCCAGGCATCCGACCTGTCGGCCTCGTACGAGCGCGGCGAGACCATCGACATCGCCAAGGTCATGCTGGCCCGCCAGCAGGCCTCGGTCGGGTTCGAAGCGACGCTGCAGGTCCGCAACAAACTCCTGTCCGCCTATAAGGACATCATGAGCATGCCGGTATAA
- a CDS encoding sigma-54 interaction domain-containing protein: protein MHRLLSSAGADRDHYPLLSSLRAQGLDRQPIDAVRAEAGDLHVLVESDAAAVPARSLVLAQGERCVRPFSDGQPALLRYAPADRALANGFAAALLQPSYAPIAADPESLALLALAERVAASDITVLINGPTGTGKEVLARTIHNRSPRANGPFIAINCAALPETMLEAMLFGHQKGSFTGASSGGQGFFRAANGGTLLLDEVAEMPLGLQAKLLRALQEREVVPIGGTTPEKIDVRIIACANRDLHEEVEAGRFRADLYYRLSVFPLATRPLAERPADVTVLAAAMIVRHGRDRTSLPWIADDALAMLVDHDWPGNVRELENVIQRAMLLARGDSIEAHDIIFDRTSRPAPRLVERDEPATLSNIVQLSEFQAIRETLAACGGSRIETARRLGISERTLRYRLAKAREQGEDISDRRASA from the coding sequence ATGCACAGACTGCTGTCATCGGCGGGGGCCGATCGCGATCATTATCCGCTGCTGTCGTCGCTGCGGGCGCAAGGGCTCGACCGCCAGCCAATCGATGCTGTCCGCGCGGAGGCGGGCGATCTCCATGTACTGGTCGAAAGCGATGCCGCCGCCGTCCCTGCCCGCAGCCTCGTGCTCGCCCAGGGCGAGCGCTGCGTGCGCCCGTTCAGTGACGGCCAGCCCGCGCTGCTGCGCTATGCGCCAGCGGACCGCGCGCTCGCCAACGGCTTCGCCGCCGCGCTGCTTCAGCCCTCCTATGCCCCGATCGCTGCCGATCCCGAGAGCCTTGCGCTGCTGGCGCTGGCCGAGCGGGTCGCAGCGTCCGACATCACCGTGCTCATCAACGGCCCGACCGGCACCGGCAAGGAAGTGCTGGCACGCACCATCCACAACCGGTCGCCGCGCGCGAACGGCCCGTTCATCGCGATCAACTGCGCCGCGCTTCCCGAGACCATGCTCGAAGCGATGCTGTTCGGGCATCAGAAGGGCTCGTTCACTGGCGCATCGTCGGGCGGACAGGGATTTTTCCGCGCAGCCAACGGCGGCACGCTGCTGCTCGACGAAGTCGCCGAGATGCCGCTGGGGCTGCAGGCCAAGCTGCTGCGCGCGCTGCAGGAGCGCGAGGTCGTTCCGATCGGCGGCACCACCCCCGAAAAGATCGACGTGCGCATCATCGCCTGCGCCAACCGCGACCTGCACGAGGAAGTCGAGGCGGGCCGCTTTCGCGCCGATCTCTACTACCGGCTGAGCGTGTTTCCGCTCGCCACCCGTCCGCTTGCCGAGCGTCCTGCCGATGTCACCGTGCTGGCGGCCGCGATGATCGTGCGCCACGGCCGCGACCGTACCAGCCTGCCATGGATCGCCGACGATGCGCTGGCCATGCTGGTCGATCACGATTGGCCCGGCAATGTGCGCGAGCTCGAAAACGTCATCCAGCGGGCGATGTTGCTGGCGCGCGGCGACAGCATCGAAGCCCATGACATCATCTTCGACCGCACCTCGCGGCCCGCGCCGCGCTTGGTCGAGCGCGACGAACCTGCGACGCTCAGCAACATCGTCCAGCTGTCCGAATTCCAGGCGATCCGCGAGACCCTGGCGGCATGCGGCGGCAGCCGCATCGAGACCGCGCGGCGGCTCGGCATCTCGGAACGCACGCTGCGCTACCGGCTCGCCAAGGCGCGCGAGCAGGGTGAAGACATCTCCGACCGGAGGGCGTCGGCATGA
- a CDS encoding lysine--tRNA ligase: MIADQQAIRAAALTSKAWPYEEARKLLKRFPAGKPGGEAILFETGYGPSGLPHIGTFNEVLRTTMVRRAFAELSDQPTRLIAFSDDMDGLRKVPDNVPNQAMLTQHLGRPLTQVPDPFGKFESFAHHNNAMLRDFLDRFGFEYEFASSTDYYRSGRFDDALRAVLRHYDAILGVMLPTLGAERRATYSPVLPISPRSGIVLQVPVEVVDADAGTIAFEEAGERIEQSALGGMAKLQWKVDWAMRWAALGVDYEMAGKDLIDSVTQSSKIARVLGAHPPEGFNYEMFLDEHGQKISKSKGNGLSLDQWLAYGPQESLAFYAYREPKKAKQLHLGVIPRAIDEYWQFRGNYEGQPVEQRLGNPVHHIHGGPPPAETLPVTYGLLLNLVGVMGDASKEQVWGYLGNYVADASPETYPALDALIDHAIAYTRDVAEPPVRRAPEGAEVAALRRLDAELAALPADAAAEDIQNIVYEIGKTEGFETLRDWFRALYESLLGTSQGPRMGSFIALYGIANSRRLIAEALAKHG; the protein is encoded by the coding sequence ATGATCGCCGACCAGCAAGCCATCCGCGCAGCCGCTCTCACCTCCAAGGCTTGGCCCTATGAGGAAGCCCGCAAGCTCCTGAAGCGCTTTCCCGCGGGAAAGCCGGGCGGCGAGGCGATCCTGTTCGAGACCGGCTATGGCCCGTCGGGGCTGCCGCATATTGGCACCTTCAACGAAGTGCTGCGCACGACGATGGTCCGCCGCGCCTTTGCCGAGCTCAGCGACCAGCCGACCCGGCTAATCGCGTTCAGCGACGATATGGACGGGTTGCGCAAGGTGCCCGACAACGTCCCCAACCAGGCGATGCTGACGCAGCATCTCGGACGCCCGCTGACACAGGTGCCCGATCCGTTCGGCAAGTTCGAGAGCTTCGCGCATCACAATAATGCGATGCTGCGCGATTTCCTCGATCGCTTCGGGTTCGAATATGAATTCGCGTCGTCGACCGACTACTATCGCAGCGGACGGTTCGACGATGCGCTTCGCGCCGTGCTGCGGCATTATGATGCGATCCTGGGCGTGATGCTGCCGACGCTGGGAGCGGAGCGGCGCGCAACCTACTCCCCGGTGCTGCCGATCAGCCCGCGCTCGGGCATCGTGCTGCAGGTGCCGGTCGAGGTGGTCGATGCCGATGCGGGCACCATCGCGTTCGAAGAGGCGGGGGAGCGGATTGAGCAGTCGGCGCTGGGCGGCATGGCCAAGCTGCAGTGGAAGGTCGATTGGGCGATGCGCTGGGCTGCGCTCGGCGTCGATTACGAGATGGCTGGCAAGGACCTCATCGATTCGGTGACGCAGAGCTCCAAGATCGCGCGGGTGCTCGGCGCCCACCCGCCTGAGGGGTTCAATTACGAAATGTTCCTCGACGAACACGGCCAGAAGATATCCAAGTCGAAGGGCAACGGCCTCAGCCTCGACCAGTGGCTGGCCTATGGCCCGCAGGAAAGCCTCGCCTTCTACGCCTATCGCGAACCCAAAAAGGCCAAGCAGCTTCACCTGGGCGTGATCCCGCGCGCGATCGACGAATATTGGCAATTCCGCGGCAATTACGAAGGCCAGCCGGTCGAACAGCGGCTGGGCAATCCCGTCCACCATATTCACGGCGGACCGCCGCCTGCTGAGACGCTACCGGTAACCTATGGCCTGTTGCTCAACCTCGTTGGGGTGATGGGCGACGCGTCGAAGGAGCAGGTATGGGGTTATCTTGGCAATTATGTCGCCGACGCCTCGCCCGAGACCTATCCCGCGCTCGACGCGCTGATCGACCACGCCATCGCCTATACGCGCGATGTCGCCGAGCCGCCGGTTCGCCGCGCACCCGAAGGGGCTGAAGTCGCCGCGCTGCGGCGGCTCGATGCCGAGCTCGCCGCATTGCCGGCCGATGCCGCAGCGGAGGACATTCAGAACATCGTCTACGAAATCGGCAAGACCGAAGGCTTCGAGACGCTACGCGACTGGTTCAGGGCGCTGTACGAGTCGCTGCTCGGCACCAGCCAGGGACCGCGGATGGGCAGTTTCATCGCGCTATACGGCATCGCCAACAGCCGCAGGCTGATCGCCGAGGCGCTGGCAAAGCACGGATAG
- the fliF gene encoding flagellar basal-body MS-ring/collar protein FliF produces MSQILAPIDGKPVAAPSGLAGRFDNPLKQVSGFMAQPAFKRALPMILMVGLIAAAALAWMLVQTPPQRVLFTQLTDADKGAVSEALSAAQIDNAFDQSGALTVAEDDYHRARMLLASQDLPKAAPGGYAILDDLPMGVSRAVEGERLRQARETELARSIEEIDSVADARVHLAMPESSVFVRDRASPSASVIVRLEAGRALSEAQVRSIVNLTASSVPGMKPDAVTIVDQMGALLSRPEEGGGIGEAGDARIEIQRRIEDKYRAQLTTLLTPLVGPDNFSAEVQAEVDLDESQATRETYDKEGVIRAEQGQWSGASGQQAPGGIPGALSNTAPAPSTLTDPAAQAAAAAGVDPNAAAPAAPPVAGAALPKASEEFARAYDLGKEISVTRQAPGGIKRLSVAVLLRDPEGGKPRSAAEIKQINDLVKAAVGFSAERNDQVTVISRQFSASAIDGEGPSWYEADWVPMVARNGTALVIALLVLLLGVRPLLKMVGKNRDEPGSPQRAALAGPDGSHSSATEQTTPGQAPVSIDRLAQARGYDERVGLVRGFTRDNPARAALAVRDMIKADAS; encoded by the coding sequence ATGAGCCAGATCCTCGCTCCCATTGACGGCAAGCCCGTCGCCGCCCCCTCCGGCCTCGCCGGTCGCTTCGACAACCCGCTCAAGCAGGTCTCCGGCTTCATGGCCCAGCCCGCATTCAAGCGCGCGCTGCCGATGATCCTGATGGTCGGGCTGATCGCTGCCGCAGCGCTTGCCTGGATGCTCGTCCAGACCCCGCCGCAACGCGTGCTGTTCACCCAGCTGACCGATGCCGACAAGGGCGCGGTGAGCGAGGCGCTGAGCGCCGCCCAGATCGACAACGCGTTCGACCAGTCGGGCGCGCTCACCGTGGCCGAGGACGACTATCACCGCGCCCGCATGCTGCTGGCCAGCCAGGACCTGCCCAAGGCGGCCCCCGGCGGCTACGCAATCCTCGACGACCTGCCGATGGGTGTCAGCCGCGCGGTCGAGGGCGAGCGGCTGCGCCAGGCGCGCGAGACCGAACTGGCCCGCTCGATCGAGGAGATCGACAGCGTCGCCGATGCGCGCGTCCACCTGGCCATGCCCGAAAGCTCAGTATTCGTGCGCGATCGCGCCTCGCCCTCCGCATCGGTGATTGTCCGGCTCGAAGCCGGGCGTGCGTTGTCGGAAGCGCAGGTCCGCTCGATCGTGAACCTCACCGCATCGTCGGTGCCGGGCATGAAGCCCGACGCGGTGACGATCGTCGACCAGATGGGCGCACTGCTCAGCCGTCCCGAGGAAGGCGGCGGCATCGGCGAAGCCGGCGACGCACGCATCGAGATCCAGCGCCGCATCGAGGATAAGTATCGCGCCCAGCTGACCACGTTGCTCACGCCGCTGGTCGGCCCCGATAATTTCAGCGCGGAAGTCCAGGCCGAGGTCGATCTCGACGAAAGCCAGGCGACGCGCGAAACCTATGACAAGGAAGGCGTGATCCGCGCCGAACAGGGCCAATGGTCGGGTGCGTCGGGCCAACAGGCCCCCGGCGGCATCCCCGGCGCGCTGTCGAACACCGCTCCCGCACCCAGCACGCTGACCGATCCCGCAGCACAGGCGGCAGCCGCAGCCGGTGTCGATCCGAACGCCGCGGCGCCTGCCGCTCCTCCGGTCGCGGGTGCGGCGCTGCCCAAGGCGAGCGAGGAATTCGCCCGCGCATACGATCTTGGCAAGGAGATCTCGGTCACGCGCCAGGCTCCCGGCGGTATCAAGCGACTGTCGGTCGCCGTCCTGCTGCGCGATCCCGAAGGCGGCAAGCCGCGCAGCGCCGCTGAGATCAAGCAGATCAACGACCTCGTCAAAGCCGCAGTCGGGTTCAGCGCCGAGCGCAACGACCAGGTCACCGTCATCAGCCGGCAATTCTCGGCCTCGGCGATCGATGGCGAGGGACCGTCATGGTACGAGGCCGATTGGGTGCCGATGGTGGCGCGCAACGGCACCGCGCTGGTGATCGCGCTGCTCGTCCTGCTGCTCGGCGTGCGTCCGCTACTCAAGATGGTCGGGAAGAATCGCGACGAGCCCGGTTCACCACAGCGTGCGGCGCTTGCCGGGCCGGACGGATCGCACTCCTCGGCAACCGAACAGACGACGCCCGGCCAGGCCCCGGTCAGTATCGACCGGCTGGCGCAGGCCCGCGGCTATGACGAACGGGTCGGGCTGGTCCGCGGCTTCACGCGCGACAATCCCGCGCGCGCCGCGCTGGCAGTCCGCGACATGATCAAGGCCGACGCCTCGTGA